One part of the Vibrio hyugaensis genome encodes these proteins:
- a CDS encoding transposase, which translates to MLKDRFVLLKRRHELTDAEYLRYSGWVLNYPKMGEAYELKESFFYIWNSRTSDEAQQTYYAWLRQISPCKRCYIKK; encoded by the coding sequence CTGCTAAAGGATAGATTTGTACTGTTAAAGCGAAGGCATGAGCTTACAGATGCTGAATACCTACGTTATTCAGGTTGGGTGCTCAACTATCCTAAAATGGGAGAGGCTTACGAACTTAAAGAGTCTTTCTTTTACATTTGGAATAGTCGAACTAGTGATGAAGCTCAGCAAACGTACTACGCTTGGCTACGACAAATATCCCCTTGTAAACGTTGCTATATAAAAAAATAA
- a CDS encoding ATP:cob(I)alamin adenosyltransferase: MRPVSKELGEICYPFIYEDSPVCDFEITADELCSRIGLVLSMELDDFSRDILTRMQPNVYHVNGSIRGKLAITEAEVDELKADYDAIKARIDGGFKGFVLPGGHPTSSQLHLCRCQAKKVVRALVAVEHSGKKQPEPILFRYSNLLANVLYSLASYINHIYQVEETEFVSRSYTMPSK; encoded by the coding sequence ATGAGACCAGTAAGCAAGGAACTTGGCGAGATTTGTTACCCATTCATCTATGAAGACAGCCCAGTATGTGACTTTGAAATCACCGCTGATGAGTTGTGTAGCCGAATTGGGCTGGTTCTATCGATGGAACTCGATGACTTTAGCCGTGACATACTGACTCGAATGCAGCCAAACGTATACCATGTGAATGGCTCTATCCGCGGAAAACTCGCGATTACAGAAGCGGAAGTCGATGAGCTAAAAGCCGATTACGATGCAATCAAGGCTCGTATCGATGGCGGCTTTAAAGGGTTTGTGCTTCCCGGTGGCCACCCAACGTCAAGCCAATTGCATTTGTGTCGTTGCCAAGCAAAGAAGGTGGTGCGTGCATTGGTTGCCGTTGAGCATTCAGGCAAGAAGCAACCCGAACCTATTTTGTTCCGCTATTCAAACCTGCTCGCGAATGTGCTCTACAGTCTGGCGTCTTACATCAACCACATTTATCAAGTCGAAGAAACTGAGTTCGTGTCTCGCAGCTACACAATGCCAAGTAAATAG
- the sigZ gene encoding RNA polymerase sigma factor SigZ: protein MKTANLESIWSEYEHAIHAFLRSKVSNEDDVDDLKQEILLKTYQNLADIRDVSSVKSWLFQIANNAIIDFYRKRARNQRDNDLVADDLWFEEQESNLKQELSKCIAPFVQALPDEQSQLLSSIELEGMSQKKLAEEQGISYSTLKSRVQRGRVELKKLFEECCSFSFDKQGRMTDCNQNGASCDKC, encoded by the coding sequence ATGAAAACTGCTAACCTCGAATCGATTTGGAGCGAATACGAACACGCTATTCATGCGTTTTTGCGCTCTAAAGTCAGCAATGAAGATGATGTAGACGACTTAAAACAAGAGATCTTACTTAAGACTTATCAAAACCTTGCGGATATTCGTGATGTATCAAGCGTCAAATCTTGGCTCTTCCAAATCGCTAACAACGCCATCATCGATTTCTACCGTAAACGCGCTCGAAATCAGCGTGATAATGACCTCGTTGCTGACGATCTTTGGTTTGAAGAGCAAGAGTCAAACCTGAAACAAGAACTGTCAAAGTGCATTGCGCCCTTTGTGCAAGCATTACCAGATGAGCAATCGCAACTGCTCTCTTCTATTGAGCTTGAAGGCATGAGTCAGAAGAAGTTGGCCGAAGAGCAAGGTATCAGCTACTCAACCCTCAAATCGCGCGTACAGAGAGGACGTGTCGAATTGAAAAAGCTATTTGAAGAATGTTGCAGTTTCTCGTTCGACAAACAAGGTCGCATGACAGATTGCAACCAAAACGGTGCTTCTTGCGATAAATGTTAA
- the hutZ gene encoding heme utilization protein HutZ codes for MDQQVKQERLQGRLGPEIKEFRQERRTIQLATVDAEGRPNVSYAPYVQNQEGYFVLISQIARHARNLLENPNVSLMMIEDEDSSKQLFARKRLTFDAVASVVERDTEMWQQVVGQMKDRFGEIIDGLSQLEDFVLFNLKAEQGLFVKGFGQAYQVSGDDLVDFVHLQEGHKKIENA; via the coding sequence ATGGATCAGCAAGTTAAACAAGAGCGTTTACAAGGTCGTCTAGGACCTGAAATCAAGGAATTTCGTCAGGAGCGCCGTACCATTCAATTAGCAACCGTTGATGCGGAAGGCCGTCCAAACGTAAGTTATGCACCGTACGTTCAAAACCAGGAAGGTTACTTCGTTCTTATTTCTCAGATTGCTCGTCACGCACGTAACCTACTAGAGAATCCAAACGTATCTTTGATGATGATTGAAGACGAAGATTCATCGAAGCAGTTATTCGCTCGTAAGCGCCTAACGTTTGATGCGGTTGCATCTGTTGTTGAGCGCGATACAGAGATGTGGCAACAAGTTGTTGGTCAAATGAAAGACCGTTTTGGTGAGATCATTGATGGTCTGAGCCAACTAGAAGACTTCGTTCTGTTCAACCTAAAAGCAGAACAAGGTCTATTCGTAAAAGGCTTTGGTCAAGCTTACCAAGTATCAGGCGATGATCTGGTTGATTTCGTTCACCTTCAAGAAGGTCACAAGAAAATCGAAAACGCATAA
- the ppiC gene encoding peptidylprolyl isomerase PpiC, whose product MANTAAALHILVKHKEQAEDIIQQLKKGAKFQALAKKYSTCPSGKRGGDLGEFRRGQMVPQFDKVCFSGEVLTPHLVKTKFGWHVVKVLYRT is encoded by the coding sequence ATGGCAAATACTGCAGCTGCTTTGCACATCCTTGTAAAGCATAAAGAGCAAGCTGAAGACATTATCCAGCAACTGAAAAAAGGCGCGAAGTTTCAGGCTTTGGCAAAGAAGTATTCAACTTGCCCATCTGGTAAACGTGGTGGCGACCTAGGTGAGTTTCGCCGCGGTCAAATGGTGCCACAGTTCGACAAAGTTTGTTTTTCTGGTGAGGTTCTTACTCCACACCTAGTCAAAACCAAATTCGGTTGGCACGTTGTTAAGGTGTTATACCGCACTTAA
- a CDS encoding ArsR/SmtB family transcription factor, translated as MELEAVAKALKELGHPTRLCIYKEVVKAGYEGIAVGGVQDKLGIPASTLSHHISSLASAGLISQRREGRTLYCVAEYECLDTVIGFLRDECCINENC; from the coding sequence ATGGAACTCGAAGCTGTAGCAAAAGCGCTCAAAGAGCTAGGACACCCTACCCGTTTATGTATCTATAAAGAGGTGGTCAAAGCAGGCTATGAAGGAATCGCGGTTGGTGGAGTACAAGATAAACTTGGTATTCCAGCATCTACTCTTTCTCATCACATCTCGAGCCTAGCCTCAGCCGGCTTAATCAGTCAGCGTCGTGAAGGTCGTACTTTGTATTGTGTTGCTGAGTATGAATGCTTAGATACGGTTATTGGCTTCTTGCGTGACGAGTGTTGCATCAATGAAAACTGCTAA
- the hutW gene encoding heme anaerobic degradation radical SAM methyltransferase ChuW/HutW, with translation MSVDIYKFDESILGSDSPDPLRFAFVKKHSAHAGGSSMPVPPPQQGDILSRITSETTVKNNKRCLYIHVPFCRVRCTFCNFFQNAASRKLVDEYFDALMKELKEKAAMPWTQSGIFHAVYIGGGTPTDLSADQVRILGQAIHDYFPLAADCEITLEGRINRFSDELYQGALDGGFNRFSFGVQSFNTKVRRSAKRLDDREDVLQRVSELAKEDKIPVIIDLLYGLPYQTKEVLEQDLKDFMSTGAHGLDLYQLVVGGTAPMLNLVEKGKMPPPATTPEKAGMYELGAKFMAEHHMKQLSVSHWAIDNRERSLYNSLAKTYAEVLPVGCGAGGNIGSYGMMQHRTLETYVKAVNEGQSTIAMMMKQSPLEPLFAALKSGFDRGIVQASKLPAFMGEDTFNFLMPLFKVWHDKGLVELQERSLVLTLAGSFWAVSLAQACIQVLTSEMNENVPKVSNN, from the coding sequence ATGAGCGTCGATATTTATAAATTTGACGAATCAATCCTTGGGAGTGATAGCCCGGATCCATTGCGCTTTGCTTTTGTGAAAAAGCACTCTGCCCATGCAGGTGGTAGTAGCATGCCAGTGCCGCCGCCACAACAAGGAGATATTCTTTCAAGGATTACGTCTGAAACGACGGTAAAGAACAATAAGCGTTGCTTGTACATTCACGTTCCATTTTGTCGTGTGCGTTGTACTTTCTGTAACTTCTTCCAAAATGCTGCCAGCCGTAAGTTAGTCGATGAATACTTTGATGCTCTGATGAAAGAGCTAAAAGAGAAAGCGGCGATGCCGTGGACGCAAAGTGGCATCTTCCATGCGGTTTACATCGGCGGTGGTACGCCTACTGACTTATCTGCAGACCAAGTTCGTATTCTAGGTCAGGCCATTCACGACTATTTCCCTCTCGCAGCTGACTGCGAAATTACACTTGAAGGTCGTATCAACCGATTCTCAGACGAGTTATATCAAGGTGCGCTAGATGGTGGATTCAACCGTTTCTCATTTGGCGTCCAGAGCTTTAATACCAAAGTTCGTCGTAGCGCTAAACGTCTAGATGACCGTGAAGATGTACTTCAGCGAGTAAGTGAGTTGGCGAAAGAAGACAAGATCCCTGTCATCATCGATTTGCTTTACGGCCTGCCTTATCAAACGAAAGAAGTTTTAGAGCAAGATCTTAAGGACTTTATGTCTACAGGCGCTCATGGCTTGGACCTTTATCAGTTAGTGGTTGGTGGTACAGCGCCAATGCTCAATTTAGTTGAAAAAGGCAAAATGCCGCCACCTGCAACGACACCGGAAAAAGCGGGCATGTACGAGCTTGGTGCCAAGTTTATGGCGGAGCACCACATGAAGCAGCTTAGTGTTAGCCATTGGGCAATTGATAACCGTGAACGTAGCTTATACAACAGCTTAGCGAAGACCTATGCAGAAGTACTGCCTGTTGGTTGTGGCGCGGGCGGTAATATCGGCAGTTACGGCATGATGCAGCACCGCACGCTAGAAACTTATGTGAAAGCGGTGAATGAAGGGCAAAGCACCATCGCGATGATGATGAAGCAAAGTCCACTTGAGCCGCTATTCGCAGCGCTGAAGTCCGGCTTTGATCGAGGCATTGTTCAAGCAAGCAAACTGCCAGCATTTATGGGCGAAGACACCTTCAATTTCCTGATGCCACTATTCAAAGTTTGGCATGACAAGGGCTTAGTTGAGCTACAAGAGCGCAGTTTAGTACTGACGTTAGCAGGTAGCTTCTGGGCTGTGTCTTTGGCTCAGGCATGTATTCAGGTACTAACGTCAGAAATGAACGAAAACGTACCAAAAGTATCTAACAATTAA
- a CDS encoding YybH family protein translates to MTQSVLKRAQAGISAWQIAFNNQDAAGCAAQYAEDAVMIAKPFGTFEGREAIQAFWQNIMDQGFNSVDYTNTKWEKDSENGCILTSDWTMNKAFGVVHKELWEIQEDGLSRLTYDEFEVLGER, encoded by the coding sequence ATGACTCAATCAGTTTTAAAACGCGCTCAAGCAGGCATCTCAGCATGGCAAATCGCTTTCAATAATCAAGACGCTGCGGGCTGTGCAGCACAATACGCTGAAGATGCAGTTATGATTGCAAAACCATTTGGAACATTTGAGGGACGTGAAGCGATCCAAGCATTCTGGCAAAACATCATGGACCAAGGTTTTAACAGCGTGGACTACACCAACACTAAGTGGGAAAAAGACAGCGAAAATGGCTGCATCCTTACTTCAGATTGGACGATGAACAAGGCGTTTGGTGTCGTGCATAAAGAGTTATGGGAAATTCAAGAAGATGGTTTGTCTCGCCTAACTTACGATGAGTTTGAAGTGCTTGGCGAACGATAA
- a CDS encoding GNAT family N-acetyltransferase — protein MISLRELTKENYLDCIRLNLHPEQEENLASNAITIAQSHFETDYRLKVIYEQETVIGLLAFCHEDEPLDYSIYWLFRFMIDKDHQNKGHGKQVLNLLVEEVKQLGGKTLLTMHKPSNQQAGKLYRAFGFQEDGVMGQHLVK, from the coding sequence ATGATCTCACTAAGAGAACTCACCAAAGAAAACTACCTAGATTGTATTCGTCTCAATCTTCATCCAGAACAAGAAGAAAACCTTGCCTCCAACGCGATTACGATTGCTCAATCCCACTTTGAAACCGACTACCGTTTGAAAGTGATTTACGAGCAAGAGACCGTGATCGGTTTACTTGCGTTTTGCCATGAAGACGAGCCCCTTGATTACTCAATTTACTGGCTGTTCCGCTTTATGATCGACAAAGATCACCAGAACAAAGGGCATGGAAAGCAAGTACTTAACTTGCTCGTTGAAGAAGTGAAACAACTAGGCGGGAAAACCTTACTCACGATGCATAAACCCTCCAATCAGCAGGCAGGTAAGCTTTACCGTGCGTTCGGATTTCAAGAGGATGGCGTAATGGGTCAGCACTTAGTGAAATAA
- a CDS encoding chemotaxis protein — protein MAKVASKANQSQGMLVFKLTLQQNFAIGTLKVREIVPYMPTTKIPYSHHHVIGTVTIRDLTVPVIDMAAAIGFRPIQEEEYKNCYLIVTDCLRTVVAFMVRSIEKIIECDWKSIETPPSSAGHNVFVTGITRYEEKIVQMLDVELLLSKIYPQYENTKIPMLTDIERERLKALNILLVDDSSIARKQLSDALDRINIPYQICKNGSDALDLMKRDAEANRPIDLLVSDIEMPGLDGYELAFEVQNDSALNNSYRILHTSLSSEICVDRAHQVGAHEALEKFNAGELIEAMLRGAKELEAKAMAS, from the coding sequence ATGGCAAAAGTCGCAAGTAAAGCGAACCAATCTCAGGGCATGTTAGTGTTTAAACTCACCCTGCAACAGAACTTCGCAATTGGCACACTTAAAGTCCGTGAAATTGTTCCTTATATGCCAACCACCAAAATCCCCTATTCGCACCATCATGTAATTGGCACTGTGACGATTCGTGATTTGACAGTGCCAGTCATTGATATGGCGGCAGCAATTGGATTCCGTCCAATCCAAGAGGAAGAATACAAGAACTGCTATTTGATCGTGACCGATTGTCTACGTACCGTGGTGGCATTTATGGTGCGAAGTATCGAGAAAATCATTGAATGTGATTGGAAATCTATCGAAACACCGCCATCAAGTGCTGGTCATAATGTCTTTGTAACGGGTATTACTCGCTATGAAGAGAAGATCGTACAAATGTTAGATGTGGAGCTTCTGCTTTCTAAGATCTACCCGCAATACGAGAATACCAAGATTCCAATGCTTACAGACATCGAGCGCGAGCGTTTGAAAGCCTTGAATATCCTTTTGGTGGACGACTCTTCTATCGCTCGCAAGCAATTGAGCGACGCGCTAGACCGCATCAACATCCCGTATCAAATCTGTAAAAACGGCTCAGACGCACTCGACTTGATGAAGCGAGATGCAGAAGCGAACCGCCCAATTGACCTTTTAGTGAGTGACATTGAAATGCCGGGGCTGGATGGTTATGAACTTGCGTTTGAAGTTCAAAATGATTCTGCGCTGAACAACTCTTACCGCATTCTTCACACGTCTCTATCAAGCGAGATTTGTGTTGACCGAGCTCACCAAGTTGGCGCTCACGAAGCATTAGAGAAGTTCAACGCAGGTGAATTGATTGAAGCAATGCTGCGCGGTGCAAAAGAACTGGAAGCAAAAGCGATGGCTTCTTAA
- a CDS encoding zinc-binding dehydrogenase, with protein sequence MKAVTYQKDQDTFTYTDINIPEVTGMFDVLVKVHAIGLNPVDAKVNLWHEMVDGMDDTFVGGLDVSGEIVAIGNKVSGWQVGDRVLYHGNMRRMSGGFAEYAIHDSRTLVAQPNVEPEIAAATPCAGWTAYRALVDKLNISTRKSIFIAGGSGGVGCFAIQLARFFGVETIITTSSALNHEFVRSLGATHVIDYKLEDVREHVMSITEGLGVEVSLDCVGGENDILCASVLGFEGEMVELVRTTRATEYPGAFLQGLTFHQLSLGSGHVHGDKGFHSLVKAGSEFSHMLERGEITIPKLELVELKDVPQALISIRQQRTVGKVVATIND encoded by the coding sequence ATGAAAGCGGTCACTTACCAAAAAGATCAAGACACCTTTACCTATACCGACATCAATATTCCGGAAGTAACCGGCATGTTTGATGTGTTAGTGAAAGTTCATGCTATTGGGCTCAACCCTGTCGATGCAAAGGTCAACCTTTGGCACGAGATGGTCGATGGCATGGACGATACTTTCGTTGGTGGCCTCGATGTTTCGGGGGAAATCGTTGCCATCGGTAACAAGGTATCAGGTTGGCAGGTAGGTGATCGCGTTCTCTATCATGGCAACATGCGTCGAATGAGCGGTGGTTTCGCCGAATACGCGATTCACGACTCACGCACGTTGGTTGCTCAACCAAATGTTGAACCAGAAATCGCAGCCGCAACACCTTGTGCTGGCTGGACGGCTTATCGAGCTCTTGTCGACAAGCTAAACATCTCAACTCGTAAAAGCATCTTTATTGCTGGAGGATCGGGAGGCGTTGGCTGTTTTGCTATTCAGCTTGCACGCTTCTTTGGCGTAGAAACCATCATCACAACCAGTTCAGCGCTCAACCATGAATTTGTGCGATCGTTAGGCGCTACACATGTCATTGACTACAAACTAGAAGATGTTCGAGAACACGTCATGTCTATCACTGAAGGCTTAGGCGTAGAAGTATCTTTGGATTGCGTTGGTGGCGAAAACGACATCTTGTGTGCCTCTGTGCTGGGGTTTGAAGGCGAAATGGTTGAGCTAGTAAGAACAACCCGAGCAACCGAATACCCTGGCGCTTTCCTGCAAGGGCTTACTTTCCATCAGTTAAGCTTGGGATCTGGCCACGTTCACGGTGACAAAGGTTTTCATTCTTTGGTAAAAGCCGGGAGCGAGTTTTCTCACATGCTAGAACGCGGTGAGATCACAATACCTAAGTTGGAATTAGTGGAGCTAAAAGACGTCCCTCAAGCGTTAATATCAATTCGTCAGCAACGTACGGTTGGAAAAGTTGTCGCGACAATAAACGACTAG
- a CDS encoding alpha-amylase family protein: MSGLQKTQLTGANVILHAFDWKYADVTLRAKEIGELGYGSVLVSPPMKSAQDERWWQRYQPQDYRVIDNALGNTTDFKNMVEALDRVGVLVYADVVFNHMANEAHLRSDLQYPRQAVMDDYQQNASKYQDLILFGDLSEPLFDENDFVEAFGIKDWKDKWEVQNGRISGGPTDPGLPTLRVCKHVVEQQRTYLKALKNLGVKGFRIDAAKHMTLEHLKLVWTEDITQDVHIFGEIITDGGATEEEYELFLEPYLKETRLGAYDFPLFSTIFKAFSKKGSFKSLIDPYCFGQALSNRRAITFAITHDIPNNDVFLDLIMDEENEWLAYAYILGRDGGVPLIYTDLDTSGIKGVDGKPRWQNAWKDARMAKMVAFHNLVHGEPMTVLEGNDDMLVLQRGERGILVLNKSARSQSLQLTVNKALVDMMTGEEVPSGEEIKVAAKSAMLLVTN; this comes from the coding sequence ATGAGTGGCTTACAGAAAACACAATTAACAGGTGCAAATGTTATCTTGCACGCTTTTGATTGGAAGTATGCTGACGTTACCTTACGTGCAAAGGAGATCGGCGAGCTAGGTTATGGCTCGGTATTGGTTTCTCCGCCGATGAAAAGCGCACAAGACGAACGCTGGTGGCAGCGTTACCAACCTCAAGATTATCGTGTTATCGACAATGCGCTCGGTAATACCACAGATTTTAAAAACATGGTTGAAGCGCTCGACCGTGTAGGTGTATTGGTTTACGCCGACGTCGTCTTTAATCACATGGCGAACGAAGCCCATCTACGATCGGATTTACAATATCCGCGCCAAGCCGTGATGGACGATTACCAGCAAAATGCAAGCAAGTATCAAGATCTGATTCTATTCGGTGACTTGTCAGAACCGCTGTTTGATGAGAATGACTTCGTTGAAGCTTTTGGCATCAAAGATTGGAAAGACAAGTGGGAAGTTCAAAATGGTCGAATCTCGGGCGGTCCAACCGATCCAGGGTTGCCGACTTTACGTGTGTGCAAGCATGTTGTTGAGCAGCAACGTACTTACCTGAAAGCGCTTAAGAATCTGGGCGTGAAAGGTTTCCGTATTGATGCCGCAAAGCACATGACGCTAGAACATCTAAAGTTGGTTTGGACCGAAGACATTACTCAAGACGTTCATATCTTTGGTGAAATCATCACAGATGGTGGCGCGACAGAAGAAGAATATGAGCTGTTTCTAGAACCGTATTTGAAAGAAACACGGTTAGGTGCATACGATTTTCCGTTGTTCTCAACCATCTTTAAGGCGTTCTCGAAGAAGGGCAGTTTTAAGTCTTTGATCGACCCGTACTGTTTTGGTCAGGCTTTATCTAACCGTCGAGCCATTACTTTCGCGATTACTCATGATATTCCAAACAATGATGTGTTCTTGGATTTGATCATGGATGAAGAGAACGAATGGCTAGCGTATGCCTACATTCTGGGACGCGATGGTGGTGTTCCGCTTATCTACACGGATCTGGATACCAGTGGCATCAAGGGCGTGGACGGTAAACCAAGATGGCAGAATGCGTGGAAGGATGCACGTATGGCAAAGATGGTGGCATTCCACAATCTTGTTCACGGCGAACCAATGACGGTGCTAGAGGGTAACGACGATATGTTGGTACTTCAGCGAGGCGAGAGGGGCATCTTGGTACTGAACAAATCCGCACGATCACAATCACTGCAACTCACAGTGAACAAGGCTCTGGTTGATATGATGACTGGAGAAGAGGTGCCTAGCGGTGAAGAGATTAAAGTGGCGGCGAAATCAGCAATGTTGTTGGTGACAAACTAA
- a CDS encoding LysR family transcriptional regulator: MNKLRLMSLFVHIVECGSISKAADKLELSKSVLSSALKQLEQELDTCLLKRTTRKQTLTSTGECFYEQCAQMTKQAEAAWLEATELKQVPTGRLTVTAPHALMRSIVLPALTSAFADYSDVQLNLISDDKHVDIVQQDIDLAVRVGASGDSNIKQRKVGQFCDVLCRVRGSHTEFESAPYIAQHWQLEPVAHAFASKELERQIQYPVKHRANTVFDVASLLEMGLGVGILPDFMLESNSLLEPVPGAKASKVNPIYVLHPYQAHVPMAVTLAIKAIESRIDEVILCKN, from the coding sequence ATGAATAAGCTGCGTTTAATGTCTCTGTTCGTTCATATTGTCGAGTGTGGTTCAATCTCCAAAGCTGCAGATAAGTTAGAGCTTTCTAAGTCAGTGTTGAGCTCTGCTTTGAAGCAACTAGAGCAAGAGCTGGATACTTGCTTACTCAAACGTACGACCAGAAAGCAAACTCTGACCTCGACGGGTGAGTGCTTTTACGAGCAGTGCGCGCAAATGACAAAACAAGCAGAAGCAGCGTGGTTAGAAGCCACAGAGTTAAAGCAAGTGCCAACGGGAAGGCTTACTGTCACTGCGCCACATGCACTAATGCGCTCAATAGTGCTGCCTGCTTTAACGAGTGCTTTTGCTGATTACTCTGATGTGCAGTTAAATTTGATCAGTGATGATAAGCATGTGGATATTGTTCAGCAGGATATCGATCTTGCGGTACGAGTAGGGGCTTCTGGCGATTCAAATATTAAGCAGCGCAAAGTGGGGCAGTTTTGTGACGTACTGTGTCGCGTGAGAGGATCGCATACTGAGTTTGAAAGTGCGCCTTATATTGCTCAACATTGGCAACTTGAACCTGTGGCCCATGCGTTTGCTTCCAAGGAGCTGGAACGTCAAATTCAATATCCAGTGAAGCACCGAGCGAATACCGTCTTTGATGTGGCCAGCCTTTTAGAAATGGGGTTAGGTGTTGGGATCTTGCCTGATTTTATGTTGGAGTCGAACTCGCTTCTTGAACCGGTTCCCGGTGCGAAAGCGTCAAAGGTGAACCCAATTTATGTATTACATCCTTACCAAGCTCATGTGCCGATGGCTGTGACATTAGCAATAAAGGCGATTGAATCGCGCATTGACGAAGTCATTTTATGTAAAAACTGA
- the hutX gene encoding heme utilization cystosolic carrier protein HutX: protein MESIKQQVETLLEQEPQLLPAAMAERLGVSEFEVVAALPPEMVAVAPGEQAQSILEGLVGFGPVTTIVHSFGSIFEVKAPFPKGKVARGYYNLMGKEGELHGHLKLDNVKNIALVSKPFMGRESHYFGFFSECGSNIFKIYLGRNEKRELIEEQVTAFRAMQAEFNK, encoded by the coding sequence ATGGAATCAATCAAGCAACAGGTCGAAACCCTACTAGAACAAGAGCCTCAACTACTTCCAGCAGCAATGGCTGAGCGCCTAGGTGTATCAGAGTTTGAAGTGGTAGCAGCACTTCCTCCAGAAATGGTTGCTGTTGCACCAGGTGAGCAAGCACAAAGCATTTTAGAAGGTCTTGTTGGTTTTGGCCCAGTAACAACTATCGTTCATTCTTTTGGTTCTATCTTTGAAGTAAAAGCGCCATTTCCGAAAGGTAAAGTGGCTCGTGGTTACTACAACCTTATGGGTAAAGAAGGTGAGCTTCATGGCCACCTAAAACTTGATAACGTGAAAAACATCGCGCTAGTAAGCAAACCTTTCATGGGGCGCGAGAGCCATTACTTTGGTTTCTTCTCTGAGTGTGGCAGCAACATCTTTAAGATTTACCTAGGCCGTAACGAGAAGCGTGAGCTTATCGAAGAACAAGTAACAGCATTCCGTGCAATGCAAGCAGAGTTCAACAAGTAA
- a CDS encoding permease, producing MNPEIMTMAKEALDMFAFLATELIILFLAISYIVGVLQDFLTPEKIQSILSSKKGKGYFIAALLGSITPFCSCSTIPFLKGLLRARAGFGPMMVFLFASPLLNPVIIGLFVVTFGWKVAVFYFAIAMTVSVVAGYVLEKLGFERYVKPEAYEAAGTSSCGTSCGDSSKKKEQAKPASSCGTSACGEPAPVAAKTSCCSEPAPVVAKTSCCGDSAPKAEPKVEVSCCSSDGSATATIVEEKEPSRWVRIWYSTWKDFKQVFPYLMMGIAIGSFIYGFIPTDLIAEYAGEAKWYAIPVAAIIGIPLYIRAEAVIPLSAALVQKGMALGSVMALIIGSAGASLTEVILLKSIFKNQMIAAFLFVILTMAMGAGYLYTFIFA from the coding sequence ATGAATCCAGAAATCATGACCATGGCTAAGGAAGCGCTTGATATGTTTGCGTTTCTAGCAACCGAACTTATCATCCTATTCCTAGCGATTAGCTACATCGTGGGTGTGTTGCAAGATTTTCTAACGCCAGAAAAAATTCAATCTATCCTGAGCTCAAAAAAGGGTAAAGGTTACTTCATTGCTGCGCTATTAGGTTCGATTACGCCTTTCTGTTCGTGTTCGACCATTCCTTTCTTGAAAGGTCTATTGCGTGCAAGAGCAGGTTTTGGACCTATGATGGTGTTCCTATTTGCTAGTCCACTGCTTAACCCTGTAATCATTGGTTTGTTTGTAGTGACCTTTGGTTGGAAGGTAGCGGTATTCTACTTTGCTATCGCGATGACAGTGTCTGTGGTTGCAGGTTATGTACTTGAAAAGCTAGGCTTTGAACGTTACGTAAAACCAGAAGCGTACGAAGCAGCAGGCACCTCTTCATGTGGTACATCTTGCGGTGATTCAAGCAAGAAAAAAGAACAAGCGAAACCTGCATCAAGCTGTGGTACCAGCGCTTGTGGCGAACCTGCACCAGTTGCAGCAAAAACATCATGCTGTAGTGAGCCAGCGCCTGTGGTAGCGAAAACATCTTGTTGTGGTGATAGCGCGCCAAAAGCAGAGCCTAAAGTGGAAGTGTCTTGCTGCTCATCAGACGGTAGTGCAACAGCGACCATCGTGGAAGAAAAAGAGCCTAGCCGCTGGGTACGTATTTGGTACTCAACTTGGAAAGACTTTAAACAAGTGTTCCCTTACCTAATGATGGGTATTGCGATTGGTTCATTCATTTACGGCTTCATCCCAACGGATCTTATCGCGGAGTATGCAGGTGAAGCGAAGTGGTACGCGATTCCAGTAGCAGCAATTATTGGTATTCCATTGTACATCCGTGCAGAGGCAGTTATTCCACTAAGTGCGGCACTAGTACAAAAAGGTATGGCACTGGGTTCAGTAATGGCACTTATCATTGGTAGCGCAGGCGCAAGTCTTACAGAAGTGATTTTGTTGAAATCAATCTTTAAGAACCAAATGATTGCAGCCTTCCTATTCGTTATCTTAACGATGGCAATGGGCGCAGGTTACCTATACACCTTCATCTTTGCTTAA